A window of the Nisaea acidiphila genome harbors these coding sequences:
- a CDS encoding MFS transporter, with translation MSISERLTGVTLRENIPITLVGLGHGAIHWTAATFYLLLPPLSMTLGLSYTETGALVSVFHVSSFAANFFSGPLIDISGRKVLFQILSVAIGALALAAMGLAGTFLAIAGLVTIIGVTGNLWHPPAISFLSSRYPKNRGYALSIHGLGASTGDTIAPLAAGALIAALGWQQAAEVSALPVLAVAAILAVGLWRYETARPKTDAGQGAGLSEYLDGIRTVIANRAILGLCVMSGFRSMTQSGLLAFLPLYLAHDMGSGPVMIGIAMAAMQVGGVIATPVAGIWSDRAGRRSVVLAGLSASTLIIASLTFLGSETAFIAGISLLGFVLYAVRPVVHSWMMDLTPDHLGGSATSLMFGTQSGFSMVMPLLGGMLADAYGLASVFYMLAGSILITNLITLRLPKDRAATEA, from the coding sequence ATGTCCATTTCCGAGCGCCTGACCGGCGTCACCCTCAGGGAGAACATTCCGATCACTTTGGTCGGGCTCGGCCACGGCGCCATCCACTGGACGGCCGCGACCTTCTACCTGCTGCTGCCGCCGCTGTCGATGACGCTGGGTCTCAGCTACACCGAGACAGGCGCGCTGGTCAGCGTGTTCCATGTCAGTTCCTTCGCCGCCAATTTCTTCAGCGGGCCGCTGATCGACATTTCCGGGCGCAAGGTGCTGTTCCAGATCCTCTCCGTCGCCATCGGCGCGCTCGCGCTGGCCGCGATGGGGCTTGCCGGCACCTTCCTCGCCATCGCCGGTCTCGTCACGATCATCGGGGTGACCGGCAATCTCTGGCACCCGCCGGCGATCTCCTTCCTCTCCTCGCGCTATCCGAAGAACCGCGGCTACGCGCTCTCCATTCACGGGCTCGGCGCCAGCACCGGCGACACGATCGCCCCGCTTGCCGCCGGCGCGCTGATCGCCGCGCTCGGATGGCAGCAGGCGGCGGAGGTCTCCGCCCTGCCCGTGCTCGCCGTCGCGGCGATCCTCGCCGTCGGCCTCTGGCGCTACGAGACCGCGCGGCCGAAAACTGATGCGGGACAGGGGGCCGGGCTATCGGAATATCTGGACGGCATCCGGACCGTGATCGCAAACCGCGCGATCCTCGGCCTTTGCGTCATGAGCGGCTTCCGCTCGATGACCCAGTCCGGCCTGCTCGCCTTCCTGCCGCTCTATCTCGCCCACGACATGGGCTCGGGCCCGGTGATGATCGGCATCGCCATGGCGGCGATGCAGGTCGGCGGGGTGATCGCGACGCCGGTCGCCGGGATCTGGTCGGACCGGGCGGGACGGCGCAGCGTGGTGCTGGCCGGGCTCAGCGCCTCGACCCTGATCATCGCCAGCCTCACCTTTCTCGGCAGCGAGACCGCCTTCATCGCCGGCATCTCGCTGCTCGGCTTCGTGCTCTATGCGGTCCGCCCGGTGGTGCATAGCTGGATGATGGACCTGACGCCGGACCATCTCGGCGGCTCGGCAACCAGCCTGATGTTCGGCACGCAAAGCGGCTTCTCGATGGTCATGCCGCTCCTCGGCGGCATGCTGGCGGACGCCTACGGGCTCGCCTCGGTCTTCTACATGCTGGCCGGGTCGATCCTAATCACCAACCTGATCACGCTCCGCCTGCCGAAGGACCGGGCGGCGACCGAGGCCTGA
- a CDS encoding class I SAM-dependent methyltransferase: protein MTSENSTPVQSFDMLVHEMFATGWFEPLLFAVLLLAGLSILFYTLRTGVPPMPSNPMARGAMFRLIPGGAQPKTIYELGCGWGGIAFALAARFPDARVIAIELSPLPWAVCHVRRLFQPRPNLEIRRGDFLRTDLSGGDLLFCYLMVAPMTALERKLSAELRPGALVIANSFALPGWVPEKTEVVTEASYANIYRYRAPGR, encoded by the coding sequence ATGACTTCTGAAAATAGCACGCCGGTCCAGTCGTTTGACATGCTAGTTCACGAGATGTTTGCGACGGGCTGGTTCGAGCCGCTACTGTTCGCCGTCCTGCTGCTCGCCGGGCTCTCGATCCTCTTCTACACGCTCCGGACCGGCGTGCCGCCGATGCCGTCCAACCCGATGGCGCGTGGGGCGATGTTCAGGCTCATTCCCGGCGGCGCGCAACCGAAGACGATCTACGAGCTCGGCTGCGGCTGGGGCGGGATCGCCTTCGCGCTGGCGGCGCGCTTTCCGGACGCGCGGGTCATCGCGATCGAGCTCTCGCCGCTGCCCTGGGCGGTTTGCCATGTCCGGCGCCTGTTTCAGCCGCGTCCCAATCTCGAGATCCGGCGCGGCGACTTCTTGCGCACCGATCTTTCCGGCGGCGACCTGCTGTTCTGCTATCTCATGGTCGCGCCGATGACCGCGCTGGAACGCAAGCTGAGCGCCGAGCTGCGGCCCGGTGCGCTGGTGATCGCGAATTCCTTCGCACTGCCCGGCTGGGTGCCGGAGAAGACGGAAGTGGTCACGGAAGCGTCCTACGCCAATATCTACCGCTACCGCGCGCCGGGCCGGTAG